In one Cloacibacillus porcorum genomic region, the following are encoded:
- a CDS encoding DEAD/DEAH box helicase, which yields MLNNYFAKKEPSIEGLVRWIADLGGKAPAIKKLPAHPAAFGSFGALDPRIVNALKKRGVEALYSHQSAAVECALSGIDCVIATPTASGKTLCYNLPVMHAVLQDASARALYLFPTKALAQDQLAELGELAAFADGKIHGFVYDGDTDPVKRRQARSEGHIVITNPDMLNSGILPHHTKWSDYFRNLKYIVVDELHTYRGIFGSHLANLFSRLARICEFYGSHPTFICCSATIANPDEHAQALIGRSVKLITESGAPASEKEIIIYNPPVIDWRTGMRRSSLFETSRIAAEALASGISTIVFTRSRLNVELLLKSIRADLVKRGADPMMIMGYRGGYLPKERRKIEHDLRSGELRGVVSTNALELGIDIGSLALAVLHGYPGSIASAWQQIGRAGRRGAISAAVMVASADPLDQFLAQRPEWFYGAPTERARIDPYNPYIQVSHVKCSAFELPFHAGERFGGQDVDAILDYLADHEVLHRVNEADEARYYWQADSYPAAGLSLRSATGENYTITDITVETKPVVIGTMDRRSAPTLIFPDAIYFHGGKSYIVESLDTEKMQCFIREIAADYYTDGDASLRINITDDFETQGNYGWGEVVVTLTPTIFKKIKLATHENAGFGQISLPEEQMHTTACWLMMPLCRQEDAELKLAMEGLEHLIRNTAPLFLMCDRADILVTSRLKDPQLRRAAIYIIDNIPGGVGLAEGTFEIKNELVKTALSVMNSCGCRSGCPGCVGASGGDFNIKAAVKELAEQILAGK from the coding sequence ATGTTGAATAACTACTTTGCAAAAAAAGAACCGTCCATAGAGGGGCTCGTGCGCTGGATCGCCGACCTTGGCGGCAAAGCTCCCGCGATAAAGAAGCTGCCTGCTCACCCCGCCGCCTTCGGCAGTTTCGGTGCGCTCGACCCGCGCATTGTAAACGCGCTGAAAAAACGCGGCGTGGAGGCGCTCTATTCGCACCAGAGCGCGGCGGTGGAGTGCGCGCTCTCGGGGATCGACTGCGTCATCGCAACGCCGACGGCTTCGGGAAAGACACTTTGCTATAATCTGCCGGTCATGCACGCGGTCCTGCAGGACGCCAGCGCGCGCGCCCTCTATCTCTTCCCGACAAAGGCCCTCGCGCAGGACCAGCTCGCGGAGCTTGGAGAGCTCGCCGCCTTCGCCGACGGCAAGATTCACGGCTTTGTCTATGACGGCGACACCGATCCCGTCAAACGGCGGCAGGCGCGCAGCGAGGGGCATATAGTCATTACTAACCCGGACATGCTCAACTCCGGAATACTGCCGCACCACACAAAGTGGTCCGACTATTTCCGAAATCTCAAATATATTGTCGTCGACGAGCTGCACACATACCGCGGGATCTTCGGCTCGCATCTCGCGAACCTCTTTTCACGCCTCGCGCGCATCTGCGAATTTTACGGCTCTCACCCGACCTTTATCTGCTGCTCCGCGACGATCGCCAACCCAGACGAACACGCGCAGGCGCTGATAGGCCGCTCCGTGAAGCTGATCACGGAGAGCGGCGCGCCTGCCTCGGAGAAGGAGATCATCATCTATAATCCGCCAGTCATCGACTGGAGGACGGGGATGCGGCGCTCGTCGCTCTTTGAGACCTCGCGCATCGCCGCCGAGGCGCTGGCCTCTGGCATCAGCACGATCGTCTTTACGCGTTCACGCCTCAATGTCGAGCTGCTGCTCAAATCCATCCGTGCCGACCTCGTGAAGCGGGGCGCGGACCCGATGATGATCATGGGCTACCGCGGCGGTTATCTGCCGAAGGAGCGCCGGAAAATCGAACACGACCTGCGCAGCGGCGAGCTGCGCGGCGTCGTCAGCACAAACGCCCTTGAACTTGGCATCGACATCGGCTCTCTCGCCCTCGCCGTGCTGCACGGCTATCCCGGCAGCATCGCCTCCGCCTGGCAGCAGATCGGGCGCGCGGGACGGCGCGGCGCGATTTCAGCGGCGGTGATGGTCGCCTCCGCCGATCCGCTCGACCAGTTCCTCGCGCAGCGCCCCGAATGGTTCTACGGAGCGCCGACGGAGAGGGCGCGCATCGATCCCTATAATCCCTATATACAGGTGAGCCACGTCAAGTGCTCCGCCTTCGAACTGCCCTTCCACGCGGGAGAGAGGTTCGGCGGTCAGGATGTTGACGCGATACTCGACTACCTCGCGGACCACGAGGTGCTGCACCGCGTGAACGAGGCGGATGAGGCGCGATATTACTGGCAGGCCGACTCCTACCCCGCCGCGGGGCTCTCTCTGCGCAGCGCGACGGGGGAAAATTACACTATAACGGATATCACCGTCGAGACAAAGCCCGTCGTCATCGGCACGATGGACCGCCGTTCGGCGCCGACGCTGATCTTCCCCGACGCCATCTATTTCCACGGCGGCAAGTCGTACATCGTCGAGTCGCTCGACACGGAGAAGATGCAGTGCTTCATCAGAGAGATCGCCGCGGATTACTACACCGACGGCGACGCCTCGCTGCGCATCAACATCACCGACGACTTCGAGACGCAGGGCAACTACGGCTGGGGCGAGGTGGTGGTAACGCTGACGCCGACGATATTTAAGAAGATAAAGCTTGCGACGCATGAGAACGCCGGCTTCGGGCAGATAAGCCTGCCGGAGGAGCAGATGCACACCACCGCCTGCTGGCTGATGATGCCGCTGTGCCGTCAGGAGGACGCGGAGCTTAAGCTCGCGATGGAGGGGCTGGAACACCTGATACGCAACACCGCGCCGCTCTTCCTCATGTGCGACCGCGCGGACATCCTTGTGACTAGCCGCCTCAAGGACCCGCAGCTGCGGCGCGCGGCCATCTATATTATTGATAACATCCCCGGCGGCGTCGGCCTCGCGGAGGGTACCTTCGAGATAAAGAACGAGCTCGTCAAAACGGCGCTTTCCGTGATGAACTCCTGCGGCTGCCGCAGCGGCTGTCCCGGCTGCGTCGGCGCCTCCGGCGGCGATTTCAACATCAAGGCCGCCGTTAAAGAACTGGCGGAACAGATTTTGGCGGGGAAATAG
- a CDS encoding amidohydrolase family protein: MPKVKNSDIVSLMIIDFHTHVFPYKMADAAMTKLQQQCEVPYYAPATVGSLIRTMDECGVDKSVVLNIVTKETQHEHVLSFAKEIDSERLISFGSVMPGSEYALEYVWKISDEGLKGIKLHPPLQRADVDDKRLFPVYDLARALNLVVVFHAGWDATYRDEMRASVEMTINVVKNFPGLKLVAAHMGGLRLARDVFDHLAGKYDLYFDTAYAADPWLDKEMFRDIIRRHGAERILFGSDYPWHLPSMEIGLINSLDIGEEEKKMILGENAARLLGL; this comes from the coding sequence ATGCCGAAAGTAAAAAATAGTGATATAGTTTCCCTCATGATTATAGACTTTCATACACACGTTTTTCCCTATAAGATGGCCGATGCGGCGATGACGAAGCTTCAGCAGCAGTGCGAGGTTCCCTATTACGCTCCGGCTACCGTGGGATCGCTTATCAGGACAATGGACGAGTGCGGCGTTGACAAAAGCGTCGTGCTCAATATTGTGACGAAGGAGACGCAACATGAACACGTCCTCTCTTTTGCAAAGGAGATAGATTCGGAGAGGCTGATATCCTTCGGCTCAGTAATGCCGGGTTCGGAATACGCCCTTGAATACGTCTGGAAGATATCGGACGAGGGGCTTAAAGGCATAAAGCTGCATCCCCCGTTACAGCGCGCCGATGTGGACGATAAGAGGCTTTTTCCCGTTTATGACCTGGCGCGGGCGCTCAACCTCGTAGTCGTCTTTCACGCGGGCTGGGACGCGACATACCGCGATGAGATGCGCGCCTCGGTCGAAATGACCATTAATGTCGTAAAAAATTTCCCCGGCCTGAAACTCGTCGCCGCGCACATGGGCGGACTGCGCCTCGCGCGTGACGTTTTCGACCATCTGGCGGGAAAATATGACCTCTACTTCGACACCGCCTACGCGGCCGACCCTTGGCTCGACAAAGAGATGTTCCGTGACATCATCCGCCGCCACGGCGCCGAGCGTATCCTCTTTGGCAGCGACTACCCCTGGCACCTGCCCTCGATGGAGATCGGGCTGATAAACAGCCTCGACATCGGCGAAGAGGAGAAAAAGATGATCCTCGGAGAAAACGCCGCAAGGCTGCTGGGGCTGTAA
- the cbiB gene encoding adenosylcobinamide-phosphate synthase CbiB, whose product MQILAALLLDALFGDPRWPTHPVVLVGRLITFYEKFFYAREDGRRRGLLFCAAVLATVAAVVAVAITAAGFIGRWAQTALNIYLLYAAIAFKSLKDESLPVARALASGNLERARKQVGRIVGRDTERLDAGGVTRAAVETIAESYIDGVVSVLFWMTVGSLFGLAAVFAWLFKAASTMDSMVGYDDERYRDFGWAAAKLDDILNFIPARLGAIIAIGAGALANMDYRRAWRIFRRDRLNHKSPNSAHGESVFAGLLGIRLGGGAFYGGEWEARPTLGDDLREPEPNDILRAHYIMNISVALCAVLIFAVERRLY is encoded by the coding sequence TTGCAGATTTTAGCGGCGCTTTTGCTTGACGCCCTTTTTGGAGATCCCAGATGGCCGACGCACCCCGTGGTATTGGTGGGACGGCTGATAACCTTTTACGAGAAATTTTTCTACGCCCGCGAAGATGGCAGAAGGCGCGGCCTGCTGTTCTGCGCCGCGGTGCTCGCCACCGTAGCGGCGGTCGTCGCCGTGGCTATAACCGCCGCCGGATTCATCGGCAGATGGGCGCAGACGGCCCTCAATATCTACCTGCTCTACGCGGCGATCGCCTTCAAGTCCCTCAAGGATGAATCGCTGCCCGTGGCCCGCGCGCTCGCAAGCGGCAACCTGGAACGCGCGCGCAAACAGGTGGGGCGCATAGTCGGCCGCGACACCGAGCGGCTTGACGCGGGCGGCGTTACTCGCGCGGCGGTCGAGACCATCGCGGAGAGCTATATCGACGGCGTCGTCTCCGTGCTCTTCTGGATGACGGTCGGCTCGCTGTTCGGGCTTGCCGCGGTATTCGCCTGGCTCTTCAAAGCAGCGAGCACGATGGATTCTATGGTCGGCTATGACGACGAGCGCTACCGCGATTTCGGCTGGGCGGCGGCAAAGCTCGACGATATTCTGAATTTTATCCCCGCGCGCCTCGGCGCAATTATCGCCATCGGCGCGGGCGCGCTCGCCAATATGGATTACCGCCGCGCGTGGAGAATATTCCGGCGTGACCGGCTGAACCACAAGAGCCCTAACAGCGCCCACGGCGAGAGCGTCTTCGCGGGGCTGCTCGGCATCCGCCTGGGCGGCGGCGCCTTTTACGGCGGCGAGTGGGAGGCCCGTCCGACGCTCGGCGACGATCTGCGAGAACCGGAGCCAAACGACATCCTGCGCGCCCACTATATAATGAACATTTCCGTAGCGCTCTGTGCGGTGCTGATCTTTGCGGTGGAGAGGCGGCTTTACTGA
- a CDS encoding aminotransferase class I/II-fold pyridoxal phosphate-dependent enzyme, with the protein MEFRLHGANPEKLYELFGLQMPERLYDFSTNTNAVAQRGGFVPDLRAALEDYPDDECLALRALLAEATGAAPENILVTSGSNESIYLIASYEAARENRILQPVYGEYLRALKNFGAAPLNILDLRAAKLPAEGAVWLCNPCNPTGGFIPDGELDEIAARHPRTLFIVDEAYRDFIWTDETLAPYRPRPNVVRLRSLTKTYNLCGARIGYILADAEMTERLRRRQPSWSVSGLAQQAALFFLADATLLRRTKDYYAAEMPRLISAVNGAGFPTLPSCVNYFLAAVDDDERFIRFMLERGIVVRHTRNFPGLDGRYVRIAARTRPENDILLAAMEDYR; encoded by the coding sequence ATGGAATTCCGGCTTCACGGCGCAAACCCTGAAAAGTTATATGAACTCTTCGGCCTCCAGATGCCGGAGCGCCTCTACGATTTCAGCACCAATACCAACGCCGTGGCGCAGCGCGGGGGCTTCGTCCCCGACCTGCGCGCGGCGCTGGAGGATTACCCCGACGACGAATGTCTTGCGCTGCGCGCGCTCCTCGCGGAGGCGACGGGAGCCGCGCCGGAAAATATCCTGGTGACCAGCGGCTCCAACGAGTCGATCTATCTCATCGCCTCTTATGAGGCGGCGCGGGAAAACCGCATACTTCAGCCGGTCTACGGCGAGTATCTGCGCGCGCTGAAAAATTTCGGCGCGGCTCCGCTCAACATCTTAGACCTTCGCGCGGCGAAGCTTCCCGCAGAGGGCGCTGTCTGGCTCTGTAATCCCTGCAACCCGACGGGGGGCTTCATCCCCGACGGAGAGCTTGATGAGATCGCGGCGCGGCACCCACGAACGCTTTTTATCGTCGACGAGGCCTATCGCGATTTTATCTGGACCGACGAGACACTGGCCCCCTACCGGCCGCGGCCTAACGTCGTCAGGCTGCGTTCGCTGACAAAGACGTACAACCTCTGCGGAGCGCGTATCGGTTATATCCTCGCCGACGCCGAGATGACGGAGAGGCTGAGGAGACGGCAGCCGAGCTGGAGCGTCAGCGGCCTCGCGCAGCAGGCGGCGCTCTTCTTCCTCGCGGACGCCACGCTGCTGCGCCGCACGAAAGATTATTACGCCGCGGAGATGCCGCGGCTCATCTCCGCGGTGAACGGGGCGGGTTTTCCGACGCTGCCAAGCTGTGTGAACTATTTCCTGGCAGCGGTCGACGACGACGAAAGGTTCATCCGTTTTATGCTGGAACGGGGCATCGTCGTGCGCCACACGAGAAATTTTCCCGGGCTCGACGGAAGATATGTACGCATCGCGGCGCGGACGAGGCCGGAGAACGACATCCTGCTCGCCGCGATGGAGGATTACCGTTGA
- a CDS encoding histidine phosphatase family protein: MRIYLIRHAQSLANAENVWTGQRDIPLSPQGAAEQRAICARFSYPRAEFYFSSPLKRCTQSLELIYGRAADYLPAALSECSLGILEGRPYTNLDDDPNYTAWLAAPNRPIERGESFNGFTERVCAGFAALLSRCRAAGVSTAAGTMHGNVMRAVLHRFADKNIPHGEWRIPNGGMYILEFDADDELVSWSAAPGFLFV; the protein is encoded by the coding sequence TTGAGGATTTATCTCATCCGCCACGCGCAGTCGCTCGCGAACGCGGAGAATGTCTGGACCGGCCAGCGCGACATCCCGCTTTCGCCGCAGGGCGCGGCGGAGCAGCGGGCGATATGCGCGCGTTTTTCCTATCCGCGCGCCGAGTTCTATTTTTCATCGCCGCTGAAACGCTGCACGCAGTCGCTTGAGCTGATTTACGGACGCGCCGCCGACTATCTTCCCGCGGCGCTCTCCGAATGTTCGCTGGGCATCCTTGAGGGGCGTCCCTATACGAATCTCGACGACGACCCCAACTATACCGCCTGGCTCGCAGCCCCCAATCGGCCAATAGAGCGGGGCGAGAGTTTCAACGGTTTTACGGAGCGCGTCTGCGCCGGTTTTGCGGCGCTGCTTTCGCGCTGCCGCGCGGCGGGGGTATCAACGGCCGCCGGCACAATGCACGGCAATGTGATGCGCGCGGTACTGCACCGCTTCGCCGATAAAAATATTCCCCACGGAGAGTGGCGGATACCGAACGGAGGCATGTATATTCTCGAATTTGACGCGGATGACGAACTGGTATCATGGAGTGCCGCGCCCGGCTTTCTCTTTGTCTGA
- a CDS encoding sirohydrochlorin cobaltochelatase yields the protein MKSFVIALVMLTLVMSGTAFAAAPKDKPDKKGILVVAFGTSMPDAKKAIDNLVDSTKKAFPDTEVRLAYTSNIIRRKIAKEQNVNIPTPTSALAQMNDEGFTHVYVMPMHIIPGEEYDDIAGLVNGVASVKGKYEFKELKLGRPYLSSAADCDLMADILMKRFAKDLAKKGTVIVLMGHGTPHHAANAMYSQLQLSLDKKAPGRFALGTVEAAPMIEDVIARLKRDKGVKTLVISPLMIVAGDHANNDLADKDDPESWYSQLKAAGYKDIKTFLVGLGEDADMARVYVSKIKDMMK from the coding sequence ATGAAATCGTTTGTAATAGCTCTCGTGATGTTAACACTGGTAATGTCAGGCACGGCCTTCGCCGCCGCTCCCAAGGATAAACCCGACAAGAAGGGTATCCTCGTAGTCGCCTTCGGCACCTCGATGCCGGATGCGAAAAAGGCGATCGACAATCTCGTCGACTCGACGAAGAAAGCCTTCCCCGACACCGAAGTGCGCCTAGCCTATACGTCGAACATCATCCGCAGGAAGATAGCGAAGGAACAAAACGTCAACATCCCCACGCCGACCTCGGCGCTCGCGCAGATGAACGACGAAGGCTTCACCCACGTCTATGTGATGCCGATGCACATCATCCCCGGAGAAGAGTATGACGACATTGCTGGACTCGTGAACGGCGTCGCCTCGGTGAAGGGCAAGTATGAATTCAAAGAGCTGAAACTCGGCCGCCCCTATCTTTCATCGGCCGCCGACTGCGATCTGATGGCCGACATTCTCATGAAGCGCTTCGCGAAGGATCTCGCGAAGAAGGGCACCGTGATCGTCCTCATGGGACACGGCACGCCGCACCACGCCGCGAACGCGATGTACAGCCAGCTCCAGCTTTCGCTCGACAAGAAGGCCCCCGGCCGCTTTGCTCTCGGCACTGTCGAAGCGGCGCCGATGATCGAAGATGTGATCGCGCGCCTCAAGCGTGACAAGGGCGTGAAGACGCTCGTCATCTCCCCGCTGATGATCGTCGCGGGCGACCACGCGAACAACGACCTCGCCGATAAGGACGATCCCGAATCATGGTACAGCCAGCTGAAGGCTGCGGGCTACAAGGATATCAAGACCTTCCTCGTCGGCCTTGGCGAAGATGCGGACATGGCCCGCGTCTACGTCTCCAAGATCAAGGATATGATGAAATAA
- a CDS encoding FecCD family ABC transporter permease, with translation MTGAAELSEHRRQLYIKRLRLAALLCLLLLAAALWRLGAGEWDIPAARVAALLNPFLDEASRTTPEALVIRSVRLPRFLAAVGTGGLLAVAGAVLQGLLTNPLAEPYTLGIAAGAAFGGALGFFFGSFAVTPMAFAGAMAALWLVSLIAARSGGGAAYIVLAGIITNAILSAGVTFLKAIADDRLSAIVLWLMGSLSGASPLSALSVWGAALILFIPAFIYARQIDAVSLSEGQGALLGIDEKKLRGLLLALSSLATAAAVSFFGIIGFVGLVVPHLMRTFTGPATRPLLIFSFLGGGLLLALADGAAQNLGELPVGVITALIGGPFFCWILMGRRRGA, from the coding sequence ATGACCGGCGCGGCGGAGCTCTCTGAGCATAGACGGCAGCTGTATATAAAGCGTCTGCGTCTCGCGGCGCTGCTCTGTCTGCTTTTGCTCGCCGCCGCGCTCTGGCGGCTCGGCGCTGGCGAGTGGGATATTCCCGCCGCCCGCGTCGCGGCGCTTTTGAATCCGTTTTTAGACGAAGCCTCGCGCACCACTCCCGAGGCTCTCGTGATCCGCAGCGTCAGGCTGCCGCGCTTTCTCGCCGCCGTGGGAACGGGAGGACTGCTCGCCGTCGCGGGCGCGGTGCTGCAGGGGCTGCTCACAAATCCGCTCGCCGAGCCCTATACGCTGGGGATAGCGGCGGGCGCGGCCTTTGGCGGCGCTCTCGGCTTCTTTTTCGGCTCGTTCGCGGTAACACCGATGGCCTTTGCCGGCGCGATGGCCGCTCTCTGGCTCGTCAGCCTCATCGCCGCGCGCAGCGGCGGCGGCGCGGCCTATATAGTTCTCGCCGGCATCATAACCAACGCGATACTCTCCGCGGGCGTCACCTTTCTTAAGGCGATCGCGGACGACCGCCTCAGCGCCATCGTCCTCTGGCTCATGGGCAGCCTTTCGGGAGCCTCGCCGCTTTCCGCCCTCTCGGTCTGGGGCGCGGCCCTCATATTATTTATACCCGCCTTTATCTACGCGCGCCAGATAGACGCCGTCTCGCTCTCAGAGGGACAGGGAGCGCTGCTCGGCATCGATGAGAAAAAGCTGCGCGGCCTGCTGCTCGCGCTTTCGTCGCTCGCCACCGCCGCCGCGGTCAGCTTCTTCGGGATCATCGGCTTCGTCGGCCTCGTGGTCCCGCACCTCATGCGCACCTTTACGGGGCCGGCGACAAGACCGCTGCTCATATTCAGCTTCCTCGGCGGCGGGCTGCTGCTCGCGCTCGCTGACGGAGCGGCGCAGAACCTCGGAGAACTCCCCGTGGGCGTCATCACGGCGCTCATCGGCGGCCCCTTCTTCTGCTGGATATTGATGGGCAGGAGGCGCGGCGCATGA
- a CDS encoding ABC transporter ATP-binding protein: MSAYTFSGLCAGYGAKKIIDGISGEIENGRITALIGPNGGGKSTLLRTLGGLGNYSGKLALGEREVKDIPRRDFGRLVGFLPQSIGVKAAFSVYEIISLGRLPFHGALEPMKPEDDRIILKSAELAEVDHLLFRTATELSGGERQRVLFAMILAQQPELFLLDEPTSALDPSHSRRIFSLLRRLASEGRSVVAAAHDLNSAISCCDDFIALKEGKIIARGPVGLLDEKILHELYGIRFRRYRSEEGDTAWHPE; encoded by the coding sequence ATGAGCGCCTATACCTTCAGCGGACTCTGCGCCGGTTACGGCGCGAAAAAGATAATCGACGGCATCAGCGGCGAGATAGAAAACGGCAGGATAACGGCGCTCATCGGTCCGAACGGCGGCGGCAAGAGCACGCTGCTGCGCACGCTCGGCGGCCTCGGAAACTACAGCGGCAAGCTCGCGCTCGGCGAGCGTGAAGTAAAGGATATCCCGCGCCGCGACTTCGGGCGATTGGTGGGCTTTCTGCCGCAGAGCATCGGCGTGAAGGCCGCCTTCTCCGTCTACGAGATAATCTCGCTCGGACGTCTGCCTTTCCACGGGGCGCTTGAACCGATGAAGCCGGAGGACGACAGGATAATCCTTAAGAGCGCGGAGCTCGCGGAGGTGGACCATCTGCTCTTTCGCACCGCGACGGAGCTCTCCGGGGGAGAACGGCAGCGCGTGTTGTTCGCGATGATCCTCGCCCAGCAGCCGGAGCTCTTTTTGCTTGACGAACCGACCTCGGCGCTCGACCCGAGCCATTCGCGGCGTATATTTTCGCTGCTGCGGCGGCTTGCCTCAGAGGGCAGGAGCGTCGTCGCGGCGGCGCACGACCTGAACAGCGCGATCTCCTGCTGCGACGACTTTATCGCGCTCAAAGAGGGAAAGATCATCGCCCGCGGCCCGGTCGGGCTTCTGGACGAAAAAATATTACATGAACTGTACGGCATAAGGTTCCGCCGCTACAGATCGGAGGAGGGCGATACGGCATGGCACCCAGAATAG
- a CDS encoding ABC transporter substrate-binding protein, with product MAPRIVVYVLIIFLLSPLRAEAAAKRIVSLYPGHTDNIVALGGERQLVAVSKNDDDDMLPKLPRFSAKSGAEEILALKPDLVLTRGLAERQNPQLRSVLERAGVRVVSIEPPRWDEFSSYLRELAALIGSDPAAAEAKLKNIRGTIASEAAKKSGGKSPVVFVEATAKELHTCSPDSWAAKLVELAGGRNAAPDARAIRKGSAIAPYGLERILKAAAAGNIDIYLIQQGTMNASNMKTLVSRPWYPAIKKIKTAVVPEGELSRPSLLGLEAGGRRLIKIFYGE from the coding sequence ATGGCACCCAGAATAGTTGTATATGTCCTTATCATATTTTTACTCTCACCGCTCCGCGCGGAGGCGGCGGCCAAACGTATAGTCTCCCTTTATCCGGGGCACACCGACAACATCGTCGCGCTTGGCGGCGAAAGACAGCTCGTCGCCGTCTCCAAAAACGACGATGACGACATGCTGCCGAAGCTGCCGCGTTTTTCGGCGAAAAGCGGCGCGGAGGAGATATTGGCGCTGAAACCCGACCTCGTCCTGACGCGCGGCCTCGCGGAGCGGCAGAACCCGCAGCTTCGCAGCGTGCTGGAGCGCGCCGGCGTGCGGGTCGTTTCAATAGAGCCGCCGAGATGGGATGAATTCTCCTCTTATCTGCGGGAGCTCGCCGCGCTCATCGGAAGCGACCCGGCAGCCGCCGAGGCGAAGCTGAAAAATATCCGCGGCACGATCGCCTCCGAGGCGGCGAAGAAATCAGGCGGCAAAAGCCCCGTCGTTTTCGTGGAGGCTACGGCGAAGGAGCTGCACACCTGCTCGCCTGATTCGTGGGCGGCAAAGCTCGTCGAACTCGCGGGAGGCAGGAACGCCGCCCCCGACGCGCGGGCGATCCGTAAAGGCAGCGCGATAGCTCCCTACGGCCTCGAGCGGATACTCAAGGCCGCCGCCGCGGGCAATATAGATATCTACCTGATACAGCAGGGCACGATGAACGCCTCTAACATGAAGACGCTCGTATCGCGCCCCTGGTATCCGGCGATAAAAAAGATAAAGACAGCCGTCGTTCCGGAGGGAGAGCTGAGCCGTCCGTCGCTGCTCGGACTTGAGGCCGGAGGGCGAAGGCTGATAAAAATATTCTACGGAGAGTGA
- a CDS encoding SAM-dependent methyltransferase has protein sequence MKFTVVGVGPGDPELVTLKALRIIKEADVVLTPYSPRGKFSVAEQIVRANIPEVKTTPITFPMLTDTEEREKFLLGELERIGGSWRGAKSVVLPVIGDSALYATGSYLFDAWKKIVPDLELSLVPGISAHQLAASRIGSFLAMGEDVFSVIPCIDDREGIVAALRRADSAALYKPCILREKLAEVVAEAGPWGRMARIDRAGLADEKIYEGAAALEPAEEYLSILLLWRS, from the coding sequence TTGAAATTTACAGTTGTCGGCGTAGGCCCCGGAGATCCCGAGCTGGTCACGCTCAAAGCGCTAAGGATCATAAAAGAGGCGGACGTCGTGCTGACGCCCTATTCACCGCGCGGTAAGTTCTCCGTCGCCGAGCAGATAGTGCGCGCGAACATTCCGGAGGTCAAAACGACCCCCATCACCTTCCCGATGCTCACCGACACTGAGGAGCGCGAGAAGTTTCTCCTTGGCGAACTGGAGCGGATCGGCGGTTCGTGGCGCGGCGCAAAGAGCGTGGTGCTCCCCGTCATAGGCGACTCGGCGCTCTACGCGACAGGCTCCTATCTCTTCGACGCCTGGAAGAAGATCGTCCCCGATCTTGAGCTCTCGCTGGTGCCGGGTATCTCCGCGCATCAGCTCGCGGCCTCGCGCATCGGCTCCTTCCTCGCGATGGGAGAGGACGTCTTTTCTGTAATACCCTGCATCGACGACCGCGAGGGGATCGTGGCGGCGCTGCGCCGCGCCGATTCCGCGGCGCTCTATAAGCCCTGCATATTGAGGGAGAAACTCGCGGAGGTCGTCGCGGAGGCGGGACCCTGGGGGCGTATGGCGCGCATCGACCGCGCGGGACTCGCCGATGAAAAGATTTACGAGGGCGCGGCGGCGCTGGAGCCCGCCGAGGAATATCTCTCGATACTCCTGCTCTGGCGGAGCTAA
- a CDS encoding precorrin-8X methylmutase encodes MRPDEIEQASMRIIASEMGAWLGAPEELPVVKRVIHTTADFDFAENMRFSKEAVKLARAALKSGASVVTDTNMAASGINKAACARFGVEVVCRMADPAVREAAEARGTTRAVVSMEEAAKATPNAIFAIGNAPTALIRLCELIDEGKCAPALVIGVPVGFVNVVESKERLLATKVPYITAVGRKGGSPVASTIVNALLYGVE; translated from the coding sequence ATGAGACCAGACGAAATAGAACAGGCAAGCATGAGGATCATCGCCTCCGAGATGGGGGCCTGGCTCGGCGCTCCCGAGGAGCTGCCGGTGGTAAAGCGCGTGATACACACGACGGCGGACTTCGACTTCGCGGAGAATATGCGTTTCTCCAAAGAGGCCGTGAAGCTCGCGCGCGCGGCGCTGAAAAGCGGCGCTTCCGTCGTCACCGACACCAATATGGCGGCGTCGGGCATCAACAAAGCGGCCTGCGCGCGCTTCGGCGTCGAGGTCGTCTGCCGCATGGCCGACCCCGCGGTGCGCGAGGCGGCGGAGGCGCGCGGCACTACGCGCGCCGTCGTGAGCATGGAGGAGGCGGCGAAGGCCACCCCCAACGCCATTTTCGCGATCGGGAACGCCCCCACCGCGCTGATACGCCTCTGCGAGCTGATCGACGAGGGCAAATGCGCCCCCGCGCTGGTCATCGGTGTGCCGGTGGGCTTCGTCAACGTCGTCGAATCAAAGGAGCGCCTTCTCGCGACGAAGGTGCCCTATATAACCGCCGTGGGGCGCAAGGGCGGATCGCCGGTCGCCTCCACGATCGTGAACGCGCTGCTCTATGGCGTCGAATAG